From Oceanithermus desulfurans, a single genomic window includes:
- a CDS encoding ABC transporter permease has product MSTTVRLLRAAVTLAATALAAALLLLGLSAYQHAQSELESLMRVVGRDVLMLERDWSQRGVIVTPDFVDALRAFATELDGFEALALRASGGRSPNRFDYYHASVTPEYFPVRHYPLAKGRLFAPGSCEAVAGYDHADLLGRRIKVRGVEVHVVGVLEPVSRRGGPDRYVDGTVFVPYDLKGPTVPMEVYIKFSSERALEAAWPQIVRWLEAGGYPYVTRPLADLFGVELRRQLREVLGGALLWGLLAALLTAGVNLSAYSLARALEQIRALGIRRAVGATARDLLHETTYSSLAWALAGYTLGVGLGFGLAGWFMRETGLQATPTLSSVVFVGLGIGALAVVSAYPAARWSASQPPAGAVRGIASSLPQRRQALAFVGLVLGLAAYGAQLGITSSAEEHARRVVGDLSSSTAIYSSFLYLRQQSLTDPRGAVPLNYNDYLALRTSELARGIRRSAFVENYRIELTGPEGKVETYLRAYEGPYPVLGGARPFLGRWPLPGEGELALGRRLAERLYGRPKEALSQELSAFGRRWMVVGVFAGAARPAPGNAADDQALLPRADLKRTLPGARAEILVEKKPGASEQVFTEIGQFLTARHLDFGLHPVQPLRRNDLVPELRSVLMRLAAAYRLLAFTILVLAGAGLMAQTLVSVQRRMRELGIRRATGATKTQMFLELLAPLGIGAMLAGLLGALLGLGAAYAVVRLHEATWSLPWAQLLLAPMAAPLLSALAAALPAWQAVSVPPAEAMRSE; this is encoded by the coding sequence ATGAGCACCACGGTTCGCTTGCTCCGCGCGGCGGTCACGCTTGCCGCGACTGCTCTGGCAGCCGCTTTGCTCCTTCTTGGGCTGTCCGCCTACCAGCACGCTCAGTCCGAACTAGAAAGCTTGATGCGCGTGGTGGGCAGAGACGTACTGATGCTGGAGCGCGACTGGTCCCAGCGAGGCGTGATTGTAACCCCGGACTTCGTGGATGCGCTGCGTGCGTTCGCTACGGAGCTGGATGGGTTCGAAGCGCTCGCGCTCCGCGCTTCTGGGGGGCGGTCACCCAACCGGTTCGACTATTACCACGCCTCCGTCACCCCCGAGTACTTTCCCGTGCGCCACTATCCTTTGGCCAAGGGCCGTCTTTTTGCGCCAGGAAGCTGTGAGGCCGTAGCGGGGTACGATCATGCTGATTTGCTGGGCCGGCGGATCAAGGTCCGTGGGGTTGAGGTTCATGTGGTTGGCGTGTTGGAACCCGTGTCGCGGCGCGGTGGCCCTGATCGCTACGTAGACGGAACCGTCTTCGTCCCTTACGACCTCAAAGGGCCGACGGTGCCTATGGAGGTTTACATCAAATTTTCGAGCGAGCGAGCGCTAGAGGCTGCTTGGCCACAGATCGTGCGATGGTTGGAGGCAGGCGGTTATCCCTATGTCACCCGACCACTCGCAGACCTTTTTGGAGTAGAACTCCGCAGACAACTGCGAGAAGTTCTCGGTGGAGCGCTCCTCTGGGGGCTTCTTGCGGCGCTGCTGACAGCAGGAGTAAACCTTTCCGCTTATAGCCTTGCAAGGGCCCTTGAGCAAATCCGTGCGTTGGGTATTCGACGAGCTGTTGGGGCTACTGCCCGCGACCTGCTGCACGAGACGACCTACAGCTCGCTTGCCTGGGCCCTTGCTGGATACACACTGGGTGTGGGCTTGGGCTTTGGGCTGGCAGGTTGGTTCATGCGTGAAACCGGTTTGCAAGCCACGCCGACATTGTCCAGCGTTGTTTTTGTGGGATTAGGTATCGGGGCGCTGGCTGTAGTTTCCGCTTATCCTGCCGCGCGCTGGTCGGCGTCACAACCCCCGGCGGGTGCCGTGAGGGGTATCGCTTCAAGCCTGCCGCAACGGCGTCAGGCGCTCGCTTTCGTAGGGTTGGTGTTGGGCCTCGCGGCCTACGGTGCGCAGCTTGGGATCACGAGCTCCGCGGAAGAACATGCGCGCAGAGTGGTGGGCGACCTGTCGAGCTCGACCGCAATCTACTCCTCGTTCCTCTACCTGCGGCAGCAATCGCTAACGGATCCGAGAGGGGCGGTTCCACTGAACTACAATGACTACCTTGCTCTGCGTACGTCCGAACTCGCACGCGGGATACGGCGGTCCGCCTTCGTCGAAAACTACCGAATAGAGTTGACCGGCCCTGAAGGAAAGGTGGAAACCTACTTGCGTGCTTACGAAGGCCCCTACCCTGTACTGGGCGGCGCGCGTCCTTTCCTGGGCCGCTGGCCCCTTCCAGGTGAAGGCGAATTGGCTCTAGGCCGGCGGTTGGCTGAGCGCCTGTACGGACGTCCCAAGGAGGCGCTTAGCCAAGAGCTCTCCGCATTCGGACGCAGATGGATGGTCGTGGGGGTATTCGCAGGAGCTGCGCGACCAGCACCCGGCAATGCTGCTGATGACCAAGCCCTCCTTCCGCGGGCGGATCTGAAGCGAACGCTGCCGGGAGCACGGGCGGAAATTCTGGTCGAAAAAAAGCCTGGTGCAAGCGAGCAAGTCTTCACCGAGATTGGGCAGTTCCTGACCGCACGCCACCTCGATTTCGGATTGCACCCGGTACAACCTTTGCGCCGAAACGACCTAGTCCCTGAGCTGCGATCCGTACTCATGCGTTTGGCTGCTGCTTACCGACTGCTGGCCTTCACCATTCTTGTTCTCGCTGGGGCAGGGTTGATGGCTCAAACCCTGGTGAGTGTACAGCGTCGTATGCGTGAGTTAGGTATCCGCCGAGCAACGGGAGCCACGAAGACGCAGATGTTCCTAGAGCTGCTCGCTCCTTTGGGCATTGGTGCGATGCTGGCAGGATTGTTGGGCGCTTTGCTAGGACTTGGGGCGGCGTATGCGGTCGTTAGGCTCCACGAGGCCACCTGGAGCCTGCCCTGGGCGCAGCTGCTGCTCGCCCCTATGGCCGCGCCGCTGCTCTCCGCCCTGGCCGCCGCCCTCCCCGCCTGGCAGGCCGTGTCCGTTCCCCCCGCGGAGGCGATGCGGTCGGAGTGA
- the hemC gene encoding hydroxymethylbilane synthase produces the protein MRVIVVGTRGSLLALTQTRWAVERLKENWPETEFKIKTIQTKGDRGADPREQNVFVGELEEALRRGEIDIAVHSLKDLPTTQPEGLVIAGVPRRVDPRDVFIGRNSVARMADLPKGARIGTSSVRRRAQLLAWRDDLEVVPLRGNIDTRLKKLVSEGLDGIILAAAGLLRLEMRNRIGEFVDPEILLPAPGQGALALEVREGDDMADELAYSLNHAPTRARVLAERGFLHGLGAGCLAPVGALAQIEDDVLVLDAGVLSLDGKTLIRGEIEGDPEEAWELGLELARDVLAAGGREVLAEAAGN, from the coding sequence ATGCGCGTTATCGTCGTAGGCACCCGCGGGAGCCTTCTTGCCCTTACCCAAACCCGCTGGGCGGTCGAGCGGCTGAAGGAGAACTGGCCCGAGACCGAGTTCAAGATCAAAACGATCCAGACCAAGGGCGACCGCGGCGCCGATCCGCGGGAGCAGAACGTCTTCGTGGGGGAGCTGGAAGAGGCCCTGCGGCGCGGTGAGATCGACATCGCCGTGCACTCGCTCAAGGACCTGCCCACCACCCAGCCCGAGGGCCTGGTGATCGCCGGGGTGCCCCGGCGGGTGGACCCGCGCGACGTCTTCATCGGGCGCAACAGCGTGGCCCGTATGGCCGACCTGCCCAAAGGGGCGCGCATCGGCACCAGCTCGGTGCGGCGGCGGGCGCAGCTCTTGGCCTGGCGCGACGACCTGGAGGTCGTACCGCTTCGCGGCAATATCGACACCCGGCTCAAGAAGCTGGTGAGCGAGGGTCTGGACGGCATCATCCTGGCCGCGGCAGGGTTGCTGCGCCTCGAGATGCGCAACCGCATCGGCGAGTTCGTGGACCCCGAGATTCTGCTGCCCGCGCCGGGTCAGGGTGCGCTGGCGCTGGAGGTGCGCGAGGGCGACGACATGGCCGACGAGCTGGCCTACAGCCTCAACCACGCTCCCACGCGCGCCCGGGTGCTGGCCGAGCGCGGCTTCCTGCACGGTCTGGGAGCGGGCTGCCTGGCTCCGGTGGGGGCGCTGGCGCAGATCGAGGACGACGTGTTGGTGCTCGACGCCGGGGTGCTTTCGCTGGACGGCAAGACGCTGATCCGCGGGGAGATCGAAGGCGACCCCGAGGAGGCCTGGGAGCTGGGCCTCGAGCTGGCCCGCGACGTGCTCGCGGCCGGGGGCCGCGAGGTGCTGGCCGAGGCTGCAGGCAACTAG
- a CDS encoding TlpA family protein disulfide reductase, whose product MKRGIAFALILAGLAAMAQVVPWGLDVERGRAVLVFTSNCDDAAAAAKVKARVVLVLPEGQRCQAEGAEVFHDPGGLWRATFYVDREPTVVVLKEGQQVVAATQPLTPGLAESVNQVLQDDRSYPPRFALKIRPGDRLAGDLAGYTGLVAFWKEGCPWCEKERDDLARLCRELPVLLVSNTPGKPDLPECTRRGDWVLYRKWGIPGAPTHVWIEEGVVKWTSVGFQPELTKVLRILKDLRGRR is encoded by the coding sequence ATGAAGCGCGGAATTGCTTTTGCCCTAATCCTCGCCGGCCTGGCAGCCATGGCCCAGGTGGTCCCCTGGGGCCTGGATGTGGAACGGGGCAGGGCGGTGCTGGTCTTCACCTCGAACTGCGACGACGCCGCGGCCGCCGCAAAGGTGAAGGCGCGGGTGGTGCTGGTGCTGCCCGAAGGGCAACGCTGCCAAGCCGAAGGCGCCGAGGTGTTCCACGACCCCGGCGGCCTCTGGCGTGCTACCTTCTACGTTGACCGCGAGCCCACGGTGGTCGTGCTCAAGGAGGGGCAGCAAGTCGTCGCCGCCACCCAGCCGCTCACACCGGGTCTGGCGGAATCCGTCAACCAGGTTTTGCAGGACGACCGGAGCTACCCGCCCAGGTTCGCGCTGAAGATCCGCCCCGGCGACCGACTCGCAGGCGACCTGGCGGGCTACACCGGCCTGGTCGCCTTCTGGAAGGAGGGCTGCCCCTGGTGCGAGAAGGAGCGCGACGACCTCGCCCGTCTCTGCCGCGAGCTGCCGGTGCTGCTCGTGAGCAACACCCCCGGCAAGCCCGACCTGCCTGAGTGCACCCGCCGGGGGGACTGGGTGTTGTACCGCAAGTGGGGCATCCCGGGAGCCCCGACACACGTGTGGATAGAAGAGGGGGTGGTGAAGTGGACTAGCGTAGGTTTTCAGCCAGAACTTACAAAAGTGCTGAGGATCCTGAAGGACTTGAGAGGAAGGAGGTAG
- a CDS encoding helix-turn-helix transcriptional regulator — protein MNPSAGGASCLDPLIADALNRVLGELALGLIVDVPLGSLLNQDLAGWVAVTTSTSPLYLADLLEQDPRALVAGCRSADQLARIVRSLPEEPVGAAVYHGPPLGRLPLTRAERRLLKTYLQEDALEAAAERLGLKKKTAANRLAVVKEKLGVKTHGQLLRAYFGGPEGEPSST, from the coding sequence ATGAACCCGTCAGCAGGAGGGGCTTCCTGCCTCGATCCCCTGATCGCCGATGCCCTGAACCGCGTTCTGGGTGAGCTGGCGCTGGGGTTGATCGTCGACGTACCGCTTGGCAGCCTGCTCAACCAGGACCTCGCGGGCTGGGTGGCCGTCACCACCTCCACCTCGCCCCTCTACCTCGCCGACCTGCTGGAACAAGATCCCCGTGCGCTGGTGGCGGGCTGCCGCAGCGCGGACCAGCTCGCCCGCATCGTTCGCAGCCTTCCGGAGGAACCCGTAGGGGCTGCGGTCTACCACGGTCCGCCGCTGGGCCGGCTGCCCCTCACCCGTGCCGAGCGGCGGCTGCTGAAGACTTACCTGCAGGAAGACGCGCTCGAGGCCGCGGCGGAGCGGCTCGGGCTCAAAAAGAAGACCGCGGCCAACCGGCTCGCGGTCGTCAAGGAAAAGTTGGGCGTGAAAACCCACGGCCAGCTGCTGCGCGCCTACTTCGGCGGACCCGAAGGCGAGCCGTCCAGCACCTGA
- the perR gene encoding manganese-dependent transcriptional regulator PerR, with protein MAMKRLTRQRKAVLDVVQKARNHPDAAWIYQEVRKIVPSISLGTVYRTLEALVSEGQIAVLARAGEATRYDANPVPHHHLICERCGEIVDLEVELPELLAPARAAYPELTIHEAKVEFRGLCPACRQTLRS; from the coding sequence ATGGCGATGAAGCGCCTGACGCGCCAACGCAAAGCCGTGCTCGACGTGGTGCAGAAGGCCCGCAACCACCCGGACGCCGCCTGGATCTACCAGGAGGTGCGCAAGATCGTGCCCAGCATCAGCCTGGGGACCGTCTACCGCACCCTCGAGGCCCTGGTTTCGGAAGGGCAGATCGCGGTACTGGCGCGCGCCGGCGAGGCGACCCGCTACGACGCCAACCCGGTGCCGCACCACCACCTGATCTGCGAGCGCTGCGGTGAAATCGTCGACCTCGAGGTCGAACTCCCCGAGCTGCTCGCCCCCGCGCGTGCCGCGTACCCGGAGCTCACGATTCACGAGGCCAAGGTGGAGTTCCGCGGGCTCTGTCCCGCCTGCCGCCAGACCCTGCGGTCTTGA
- a CDS encoding menaquinone biosynthesis decarboxylase, protein MFRNLGAYLEDLERRGELVRVPEEVSAELEITALADRAFKTGGPALLFENVRDRDFPLVIGLFGTPERTARALGVRALDDLAARVERLLELKPAGGLAGALAMLPKLGELKGLFPKKVRRAPVQEVVLTGDRVDLGRLPVQTCWPGDGGPFVTLPQVITRDPETGEYNVGMYRMQVFGPRSTAMHWQLYKTGRRHFEKARKLGTRLEVAVALGGDPVLTYAATAPLPELPGLYEYHLAGFLRGRPVELVKAKTVDLWVPAEAEFVLEGYVDPAEPFVTEGPFGDHTGFYTPPSPYPLFHVTALSHRRGAVYPSTVVGPPPMEDAWLIEASERIFLPAAQLVIPEIRDYHMPPAGVAHNWVNVEIEKSYAGQGFKVASGLLGLGQMMSTKVVVVTSDAPPKPGFGALLAAVRHLRPERDVVFSKGPTDELDHAPAQVGFSGKLILDGTVKLEAEGPAAAPPVPPGPAGHPEVTAQHAWPGVLAVTIEKRRPGQVRALARRLAADPAVRLLLVADGGIDPANPDALMWWVLANLDPARDAWVEAGRTLVLDGTRKLPEEGARPWPEVARLDEKTLERARPLIERWLS, encoded by the coding sequence GCGAGCTGGTGCGCGTGCCCGAGGAGGTTTCCGCCGAGCTCGAGATCACCGCGCTGGCCGACCGGGCCTTCAAGACCGGTGGGCCGGCGCTCTTGTTCGAGAACGTACGGGACCGCGACTTCCCGCTGGTGATCGGGCTCTTCGGTACCCCCGAGCGCACCGCGCGGGCGCTGGGGGTGCGCGCGCTCGACGACCTGGCGGCTCGGGTAGAGCGCCTCTTGGAGCTCAAGCCCGCGGGCGGCCTCGCCGGGGCGCTGGCCATGCTGCCCAAGCTGGGTGAGCTGAAAGGCCTCTTTCCCAAAAAGGTGCGGCGCGCGCCGGTGCAGGAGGTGGTGCTCACGGGTGACCGGGTCGACCTGGGCCGGCTACCGGTGCAGACCTGCTGGCCCGGCGACGGCGGCCCCTTCGTCACCCTGCCCCAGGTGATCACCCGGGATCCCGAGACCGGCGAGTACAACGTGGGAATGTACCGCATGCAGGTCTTCGGGCCACGTAGCACGGCCATGCACTGGCAGCTCTACAAGACCGGGCGCAGGCACTTCGAAAAGGCCCGCAAGCTGGGAACGAGGCTCGAGGTGGCCGTGGCCCTGGGCGGCGACCCCGTCCTCACCTACGCGGCCACCGCGCCGCTGCCCGAGCTGCCGGGGCTCTACGAGTACCACCTGGCCGGCTTCTTGCGCGGGCGGCCGGTGGAGCTGGTGAAGGCCAAGACAGTGGACCTGTGGGTGCCCGCGGAGGCCGAGTTCGTGCTCGAGGGCTACGTGGATCCGGCCGAGCCCTTCGTGACCGAGGGTCCTTTCGGCGACCACACCGGGTTCTACACCCCGCCCTCGCCCTACCCGCTGTTCCACGTCACCGCCCTAAGCCACCGCCGCGGGGCGGTCTACCCCAGCACCGTCGTGGGGCCGCCGCCGATGGAGGACGCCTGGCTCATCGAGGCCAGTGAGCGCATCTTCCTGCCCGCGGCGCAGCTCGTCATCCCCGAGATCCGCGACTACCACATGCCGCCCGCGGGCGTGGCCCACAACTGGGTCAACGTCGAGATCGAAAAGAGCTACGCCGGGCAGGGCTTCAAGGTGGCGAGCGGGCTCTTGGGCCTGGGGCAGATGATGTCCACCAAGGTGGTCGTCGTCACCAGCGACGCGCCGCCCAAGCCCGGCTTCGGGGCGCTGCTCGCGGCGGTGCGCCACCTGCGCCCCGAGCGCGACGTCGTTTTCAGTAAGGGCCCCACCGACGAGCTCGACCACGCGCCCGCGCAGGTGGGGTTTTCGGGAAAGCTGATCCTCGACGGCACGGTCAAGCTGGAGGCCGAAGGCCCCGCGGCCGCGCCGCCCGTACCGCCCGGACCCGCCGGGCACCCGGAGGTGACGGCCCAGCACGCCTGGCCCGGGGTGCTGGCGGTGACGATCGAAAAGCGCCGGCCCGGCCAGGTGCGGGCGCTGGCGCGTCGGCTCGCGGCGGACCCGGCGGTGCGGCTGCTCCTGGTGGCCGACGGCGGGATCGACCCCGCGAATCCCGACGCCTTGATGTGGTGGGTGCTCGCCAACCTGGATCCGGCCCGCGACGCCTGGGTCGAGGCGGGGCGCACGCTGGTGCTCGACGGCACCCGCAAGCTGCCCGAAGAGGGGGCCCGCCCCTGGCCCGAGGTGGCGCGGCTGGACGAGAAGACGCTCGAACGAGCGCGACCGCTCATCGAGCGCTGGCTTTCCTGA
- a CDS encoding ABC transporter ATP-binding protein, with amino-acid sequence MIELANVTKVYRKGRVEVPALRGVDLRIAEGEHVALMGPSGAGKSTLLYLMGLMEEPTTGRVTLFGEDVTNLSDTARSRLRGRTIGFVFQAFNLIPQLVAWQNVALPLRYQGVPRRQQKERALAMLERVGLADRSEHYPAELSGGEEQRVAIARALVIEPRLILADEPTGNLDTRTGRAVLGLLESAVADGPTLLIVTHDQEVAARAGRVVRVVDGQVLDGSPSGPPK; translated from the coding sequence GTGATCGAACTCGCGAACGTCACCAAGGTTTACCGCAAGGGGAGGGTCGAGGTGCCCGCGCTCAGGGGTGTGGACCTGCGCATCGCCGAGGGGGAGCACGTGGCGCTGATGGGGCCTTCGGGCGCGGGCAAGAGCACCCTGCTCTACCTGATGGGGCTGATGGAGGAGCCGACCACGGGCAGGGTGACGCTCTTCGGCGAAGACGTCACCAACCTGAGCGACACCGCCCGCTCGCGCCTGCGCGGCCGCACGATCGGCTTCGTCTTCCAGGCGTTCAACCTGATTCCCCAGCTCGTGGCCTGGCAGAACGTCGCCCTGCCGCTCAGGTACCAGGGCGTGCCCCGACGGCAGCAAAAGGAACGGGCGCTCGCCATGCTGGAGCGGGTGGGGCTCGCCGACCGCTCCGAACACTACCCCGCCGAGCTGTCGGGGGGCGAGGAGCAGCGGGTGGCCATCGCCCGCGCCCTGGTCATCGAACCGCGGCTGATCCTGGCCGACGAGCCCACGGGCAATCTGGACACCCGCACCGGCCGGGCCGTCCTTGGGCTTTTGGAATCCGCCGTGGCGGACGGCCCCACGCTGCTGATCGTCACCCACGACCAGGAGGTCGCCGCTCGCGCCGGGCGGGTGGTGCGGGTGGTGGACGGTCAGGTGCTGGACGGCTCGCCTTCGGGTCCGCCGAAGTAG
- a CDS encoding bifunctional folylpolyglutamate synthase/dihydrofolate synthase — MTPGLERIRALLARLDHPERAFRVVLVGGTNGKGSTARALARVLQAAGERVGLFTSPHLLDVRERIEVDGAAIAPGALDDLLARLAPHLEASSASYFEALAAAALVHFAEQNVTTAVLEVGLGGRFDAVNAADPALSIVTNIDLDHTDWLGPTLAHVAREKAGILRPGRPALTAATGAGAAFLAAAARARGARLERVAPTHVETHGYGVAFVLDGGAYAAPLMGRHQADNLALAVRAARWLGAGEAAVRAGLAAVRHPGRLEYRSAERLLLDGAHNPAGARSLARALADYFPLIPKTLVFAASGDKDAAAMAAALRPAFARVWLTRYPGPRAAAPAALQRHFPGARVDPDPRRALVRAREERPPGGLVVVAGSLYLLAALARTASEAGAQ, encoded by the coding sequence ATGACCCCGGGGCTCGAGCGCATTCGCGCCCTGCTCGCCCGCCTGGACCATCCGGAGCGGGCGTTTCGCGTGGTCCTGGTCGGCGGCACCAACGGCAAGGGCAGCACCGCGCGGGCGCTCGCGCGGGTGCTGCAGGCCGCCGGCGAGCGGGTGGGGTTGTTCACCAGCCCCCACCTGCTGGACGTACGCGAGCGCATCGAAGTGGACGGCGCGGCGATCGCCCCGGGAGCCCTGGACGATCTCCTGGCCCGCCTGGCGCCCCACCTGGAGGCCAGCAGCGCCAGCTACTTCGAAGCGCTCGCAGCGGCGGCCCTCGTCCACTTCGCCGAGCAAAACGTCACCACGGCGGTCCTGGAGGTGGGTCTGGGCGGGCGTTTCGACGCCGTGAACGCCGCCGACCCGGCGCTTTCCATCGTCACCAACATCGACCTCGACCACACCGACTGGCTGGGGCCCACCCTCGCCCACGTCGCCCGGGAGAAGGCGGGAATCCTGCGCCCGGGCCGGCCCGCCCTCACGGCGGCGACCGGGGCAGGTGCGGCCTTTCTGGCGGCCGCGGCGCGGGCGCGGGGCGCGCGCCTCGAGCGCGTGGCCCCGACGCACGTCGAGACCCACGGGTACGGCGTCGCCTTCGTACTGGACGGCGGAGCCTACGCCGCGCCGCTGATGGGCCGGCACCAGGCGGACAATCTGGCGCTGGCGGTGCGCGCGGCCCGGTGGCTGGGCGCCGGCGAGGCCGCGGTGCGCGCGGGGCTGGCCGCGGTGCGCCACCCGGGCCGGCTCGAGTACCGCTCCGCCGAACGCCTGCTCCTCGACGGGGCCCACAACCCCGCCGGCGCGAGGTCGCTGGCCCGCGCGCTCGCCGACTACTTTCCCCTCATCCCCAAGACCCTCGTCTTCGCCGCCTCGGGCGACAAGGACGCGGCCGCCATGGCCGCGGCCCTGCGCCCCGCCTTCGCGCGGGTGTGGCTGACCCGCTACCCGGGCCCGCGCGCGGCCGCGCCTGCGGCGCTGCAGCGGCATTTCCCCGGGGCCCGGGTGGACCCCGATCCCCGGCGGGCGCTGGTGCGTGCCCGGGAGGAGCGTCCGCCGGGCGGGCTGGTGGTGGTCGCGGGCAGCCTCTACCTGCTGGCGGCGCTGGCGCGTACGGCTTCCGAAGCCGGCGCTCAGTAG